One window from the genome of Prosthecobacter sp. SYSU 5D2 encodes:
- a CDS encoding low specificity L-threonine aldolase produces the protein MKYHFASDNTSGVCPEAWQAMATANAGYQPSYGADALTREACEGFRRFFETDCEVFFVFNGTAANSLSLASLCQSYNSVICSDVSHVETDECGAPEFFSNGSKLLLAKSSLGKLDPADVERLITHRTDLHYPRPRALSLSQSTELGTTYRREEITPLCQVAKKHGLHVHMDGARFFNALAALGTTPADITWKAGVDVLCCGGTKLGMAVTEAVVFFNRDLARDFEYRCKQAGQLCSKMRFISAQWLQILEVDTWRQHAAHGNRMARQLADGLNELPGVDILYPVDANAVFARLPESVKAALKERGWMFYSFIGGGSRLMCSWATTVADVQDFLRDASQAAAQ, from the coding sequence GTGAAATATCATTTCGCCTCGGACAATACCTCCGGTGTCTGTCCTGAGGCCTGGCAGGCCATGGCCACCGCCAATGCCGGATACCAGCCCAGCTACGGGGCCGATGCTCTCACCCGCGAAGCTTGCGAAGGCTTCCGCCGTTTCTTCGAGACCGATTGCGAAGTCTTCTTTGTCTTCAACGGCACCGCCGCGAATTCCCTCTCCCTGGCCTCCCTCTGCCAGAGCTATAACAGCGTCATATGCAGCGATGTTTCCCATGTGGAAACCGACGAATGCGGCGCTCCCGAATTCTTCTCCAACGGCTCCAAACTTCTTTTGGCGAAAAGTTCGTTAGGCAAGCTGGACCCGGCGGATGTGGAGAGGCTCATCACCCACCGCACCGACCTGCACTACCCCCGGCCGCGCGCGCTCAGCCTCAGCCAGAGCACGGAACTGGGTACCACCTACCGCCGGGAGGAGATCACCCCTCTTTGTCAGGTCGCCAAAAAACACGGACTGCATGTCCACATGGACGGCGCCCGTTTTTTCAACGCGCTGGCCGCCTTGGGGACTACGCCTGCCGACATCACATGGAAAGCCGGAGTGGATGTGCTCTGCTGCGGCGGCACCAAGCTCGGCATGGCCGTGACGGAAGCCGTCGTCTTTTTCAATCGCGACCTGGCCCGCGACTTTGAATACCGCTGCAAACAGGCAGGCCAGCTCTGCTCTAAGATGCGCTTCATCTCCGCCCAGTGGCTGCAAATACTGGAAGTAGACACCTGGCGTCAGCACGCGGCGCACGGCAACCGCATGGCCCGCCAGCTTGCCGATGGCCTCAACGAATTGCCCGGAGTGGACATCCTTTACCCCGTGGATGCCAATGCTGTCTTTGCCCGTCTTCCAGAGTCTGTCAAAGCCGCGCTTAAAGAACGCGGCTGGATGTTTTACAGTTTCATCGGTGGCGGCTCCCGCCTCATGTGCTCTTGGGCCACCACTGTGGCAGATGTGCAGGATTTTCTCCGCGATGCCAGCCAGGCCGCCGCTCAATAG
- a CDS encoding putative Ig domain-containing protein: MILFGQRFPLKVIALVFLVAMTLGGVWLGYESAGVTVAHSSESAKGSLPALGANGAQDGLNAALEKFLQQGEMDALDELLPAGVTEISGRGGRGLQRQVRSHGLWFPVFDLSGVKDLENPEAGQVAINQVPLMIVDSHPNPGRVNEWLKHRFTAVGGLPPYAWSLQIEGESSFTLDSNTGDFSGMSEEPMTLAMNVFVTDAEGTQASVATNVIIASEEPLMIVTDMLPEAVPGQVYTAQLIGAGGAQPYVWSLAGGPKGWVCDESTGMISGSLDSAGEHSLRVVLSDTISQVEKTFVVGTEGGLTIVTSSPLAPAAPGAFYSGRFEAAGGVEPYVWSMETGQLPPGWSLTPEGEMTGTAPEGEARFDFQVRVEDAAGQTFEKGFQLTVSQGLLVIASREKAGLAWQYESMSAALGAPVSGVVLTRNGTEIYRGQGTNMVDRNLVTGASYSYELTAVTADGRWLPYAAAVANILPMSRQRGQPGVSGDAYADRVVQFDPLSPGGYGSASLPSNVTGPPDGRSTFTPAHLPNEVLSLHATTGGGGSIVLEFTDNIIEAGSGQDFTVFENVFFKNNDPNQRFMEPATVEVALFEGQWHRFPIRVNVAADGTVDLFQPAYYAQGFAGVNATTGEDPTNPSSSGGDSFDLAALGRQDLQWFRFIRLTSTGDEAMRDAAGKVVRHTDENNSLSGHSSSGFDLDAVSAVNY, translated from the coding sequence ATGATCCTTTTCGGCCAGCGTTTCCCCCTGAAAGTCATCGCCCTGGTTTTCCTGGTGGCAATGACGCTCGGGGGCGTCTGGCTGGGCTATGAAAGTGCGGGAGTAACAGTGGCTCATTCATCAGAATCTGCCAAAGGCAGTCTGCCTGCGCTTGGAGCAAATGGTGCGCAAGACGGGCTGAATGCCGCGTTGGAGAAGTTTCTCCAACAAGGCGAAATGGATGCGCTGGATGAGCTGCTGCCGGCGGGCGTTACGGAAATCAGCGGTCGTGGGGGGCGGGGGTTGCAGCGTCAGGTCCGCTCCCACGGCCTTTGGTTTCCAGTCTTTGATCTGTCTGGCGTGAAGGATCTGGAAAACCCCGAAGCTGGACAGGTGGCGATCAACCAGGTGCCATTGATGATTGTGGATTCGCATCCGAATCCGGGCCGGGTAAACGAATGGCTCAAGCACCGCTTCACGGCCGTGGGCGGACTGCCGCCTTATGCCTGGAGTCTTCAAATCGAGGGTGAATCTAGTTTCACCCTGGATTCTAACACGGGCGATTTTTCAGGCATGTCGGAGGAGCCAATGACACTGGCCATGAATGTGTTTGTGACGGATGCAGAAGGCACCCAGGCATCGGTGGCGACGAATGTGATCATCGCCTCTGAAGAGCCTTTGATGATCGTCACGGACATGCTGCCGGAGGCTGTTCCTGGGCAGGTTTACACGGCTCAACTGATAGGCGCGGGCGGTGCACAGCCCTACGTCTGGAGCCTGGCAGGGGGACCGAAGGGGTGGGTATGCGATGAGAGCACAGGGATGATTTCCGGAAGCCTGGATTCAGCGGGAGAGCATTCGCTGCGGGTGGTCCTGAGTGATACGATCAGCCAGGTGGAAAAGACCTTTGTGGTGGGGACGGAAGGAGGGCTGACCATTGTAACAAGCTCCCCGCTGGCACCTGCGGCTCCGGGGGCGTTTTACAGCGGCAGGTTCGAAGCCGCAGGCGGCGTAGAGCCTTATGTTTGGAGCATGGAAACAGGCCAGCTTCCGCCGGGTTGGTCGTTGACGCCAGAGGGGGAGATGACGGGGACGGCACCGGAAGGAGAGGCGCGTTTTGATTTTCAGGTGAGGGTGGAGGATGCAGCGGGACAGACGTTTGAGAAAGGTTTCCAACTGACAGTCAGCCAGGGGCTCCTGGTGATTGCCTCCCGTGAAAAAGCCGGGCTGGCCTGGCAGTATGAGAGCATGAGCGCGGCGCTGGGCGCACCTGTATCCGGGGTGGTTTTAACGAGGAACGGCACGGAGATCTACCGGGGGCAGGGGACCAATATGGTGGACCGGAACCTGGTGACGGGAGCTTCCTATTCCTATGAGCTGACGGCCGTCACGGCAGACGGGCGCTGGCTGCCGTATGCGGCAGCGGTGGCCAACATCCTGCCGATGAGCCGTCAGCGGGGCCAGCCGGGGGTATCGGGTGATGCTTATGCGGACCGCGTGGTGCAGTTTGATCCTTTGTCGCCAGGCGGCTACGGTTCGGCCAGCCTGCCTTCTAACGTCACAGGGCCGCCGGATGGCCGCAGTACCTTTACACCGGCACACCTGCCTAACGAAGTATTGTCACTGCATGCGACAACGGGCGGGGGCGGCAGCATCGTGCTGGAGTTTACGGACAACATCATTGAGGCGGGTAGCGGGCAGGACTTCACGGTCTTTGAAAATGTGTTTTTCAAAAACAATGATCCCAATCAACGGTTCATGGAACCGGCGACGGTGGAGGTGGCTCTGTTCGAGGGGCAGTGGCACAGGTTTCCCATCCGCGTGAATGTGGCGGCGGACGGCACGGTGGACCTTTTCCAGCCGGCCTACTATGCCCAGGGTTTCGCCGGGGTGAATGCCACGACCGGGGAGGACCCCACCAATCCATCAAGCAGCGGCGGGGACAGCTTTGACCTTGCGGCATTAGGCCGTCAGGATTTGCAATGGTTCCGCTTCATCCGCCTGACCTCCACGGGCGATGAAGCAATGCGGGATGCAGCTGGCAAGGTGGTGCGGCACACGGATGAAAACAACTCGTTGAGCGGCCATTCGAGCTCCGGTTTTGATCTGGATGCGGTCAGCGCGGTGAACTATTGA
- a CDS encoding Calx-beta domain-containing protein, with translation MHISLFKRAAVICASALAVASPAAYSQEWTSFKVGELVNFSFSHAHLPDGRFLFGTVGQVFIQNSYGAAAATALENSEDVLMDPAFMAVRSGTQALVGAGGFTGPSGVYLFDPSAPATSLLTPPLATLQNYSGIFWKHPTSGLEGWLVSGANGDNGASDLTFISTDGAVMGSVTGTLSSFSGSVATDDAGNVFVSLAGFTGSVENNQIIKFTATQMDAAVAALIAENPMPLTRAEAELVFTADASGAMTVDAAGRIWVGGYQISHLQAYDPLTGANRRFVPDHTPLAGAFGPPNYSPKVFTRDAVDYVSFLANDGFYSANSDLVLGYKPVAELVVRDVQITTASSMTNEEDEDTVTVTVQMTPAAAASVTVPVEIQGTATEGSDYTTTLESSVVFEAGETVKTFDITVVDDSLKGEGNETIIVKLGEPEEAGLAGLGPMDSESYILTIEDNNEPLPIIGFAIPAQTVNESAGTVSVTVNISPPVTQTETVPLVISGTATNGEDYTTVTELVIEPTDSTKTFNIVVLDDATERESDETVIIDFGTLPAHELGLGLPATGRFVLTIQDNDDRARVVAEQNFATLRVGSTFEHGIVTVGGTATRWSAKGLPPGMKINADGTITGTPTKAGEYDQVVITATNEFGVSTSATFLLNVEPFPAGAVGTFTGLVTRSGTATDGLGARVTLTTTSKSSYTGKVLIGKKTYAIKGLLDAGSGNAEGAAVLKTAAAQELEFEIDPATGALVGALQGGGVLAGWRGQTTTDRTGIYNFRAAEADPADDVPQGASFGSLKLSTKAGAKVVGKMADGSKFTASSPLGIDGSVTIYQALYKTPGTFTGTVTLADNLAHAITGTLTWSKPAQAKGPLYRDGWETPLALTALGGKYRAPAGATLPLDATPSDEDNALLVLQDGGIEAAGSTDNPKTFGVHVLSATKLVVEAPQKIKVASKTGAMSGSVTLGEGSARKVVKFQGLLVPDAATENPFDAEGFGFFILPTGAAGVSRAGAVFFERLEDS, from the coding sequence ATGCACATCAGTCTCTTTAAACGGGCTGCGGTCATCTGCGCGTCGGCCCTTGCCGTCGCGAGCCCCGCAGCGTATTCTCAGGAATGGACCAGCTTCAAAGTGGGGGAGCTCGTCAATTTTTCCTTCAGTCATGCCCATCTGCCGGACGGGCGTTTCCTCTTTGGAACAGTGGGGCAGGTTTTTATCCAGAACAGCTATGGTGCGGCTGCAGCGACAGCTCTGGAGAACAGCGAAGACGTGCTGATGGACCCCGCCTTCATGGCGGTGCGGTCTGGCACGCAGGCACTGGTGGGGGCTGGCGGGTTCACCGGGCCGTCCGGGGTGTATCTTTTTGACCCTTCAGCTCCTGCCACATCATTGTTGACGCCGCCGCTGGCGACGTTGCAGAACTATTCGGGCATTTTTTGGAAGCATCCCACATCAGGCCTCGAAGGCTGGCTGGTCAGCGGGGCCAATGGCGATAATGGAGCAAGTGACCTCACCTTCATCTCCACCGACGGTGCGGTCATGGGGAGTGTGACGGGAACGCTTAGCAGCTTCAGCGGCAGTGTCGCCACGGATGATGCGGGCAATGTTTTTGTGAGCCTGGCCGGGTTTACCGGATCGGTGGAAAACAACCAGATCATCAAGTTTACGGCAACTCAGATGGATGCGGCGGTGGCGGCCTTGATCGCGGAAAATCCGATGCCATTGACACGGGCGGAAGCGGAGCTGGTCTTCACGGCGGATGCCTCGGGAGCGATGACGGTGGATGCTGCAGGACGCATCTGGGTGGGTGGTTATCAGATCAGCCATCTGCAGGCCTATGATCCGCTGACGGGCGCCAACCGGCGGTTTGTGCCTGACCATACGCCGCTGGCAGGGGCCTTCGGTCCGCCGAACTATTCACCCAAGGTATTCACGAGGGATGCGGTGGACTATGTGAGCTTCCTGGCCAATGACGGGTTCTATTCGGCCAATTCGGACTTGGTTTTGGGCTATAAGCCGGTGGCTGAGCTGGTAGTGCGAGATGTGCAGATCACGACTGCCTCTTCGATGACGAATGAAGAAGATGAGGACACGGTTACCGTGACCGTGCAGATGACACCGGCTGCGGCCGCCTCTGTAACGGTACCGGTGGAGATCCAGGGAACTGCGACCGAGGGCAGCGACTATACCACGACGCTGGAATCCAGCGTCGTTTTTGAAGCCGGAGAGACGGTGAAGACCTTTGATATCACTGTGGTGGACGATTCCCTGAAGGGAGAGGGCAATGAAACGATCATTGTGAAGCTGGGCGAGCCGGAAGAAGCTGGGCTGGCCGGTCTGGGACCGATGGATTCGGAGTCTTATATCCTGACCATTGAGGATAATAATGAACCGCTGCCGATCATTGGGTTTGCCATTCCTGCACAGACCGTCAACGAATCGGCCGGAACGGTGAGTGTGACGGTAAACATCAGCCCGCCTGTGACACAGACGGAGACGGTGCCTCTGGTGATCAGTGGTACGGCTACGAATGGCGAAGACTACACCACGGTGACGGAACTGGTCATTGAACCCACAGACAGCACCAAGACTTTTAACATCGTAGTGCTGGATGATGCGACAGAGCGCGAGAGTGATGAAACGGTGATCATTGATTTTGGCACCCTGCCTGCTCATGAACTGGGTCTGGGCCTGCCAGCCACGGGGAGATTTGTATTGACCATCCAGGACAATGATGACAGGGCCCGCGTTGTAGCCGAACAAAATTTTGCCACGCTGCGCGTGGGATCCACCTTTGAGCATGGAATCGTCACGGTGGGCGGGACAGCCACCCGTTGGTCGGCCAAGGGACTTCCTCCTGGGATGAAGATCAATGCAGACGGAACAATCACTGGGACACCAACAAAGGCCGGGGAATATGACCAGGTGGTCATAACGGCAACGAATGAATTTGGGGTCAGCACTTCGGCGACCTTCCTCTTGAATGTGGAGCCTTTCCCGGCAGGTGCCGTGGGGACCTTCACCGGACTGGTGACCCGTTCTGGAACCGCGACCGATGGCCTGGGCGCACGGGTGACGCTGACGACGACGTCCAAATCTTCCTATACGGGCAAAGTGCTCATCGGAAAGAAGACTTATGCGATCAAAGGGCTGCTGGATGCAGGCAGCGGCAATGCGGAAGGGGCGGCGGTATTGAAGACGGCGGCGGCGCAGGAGCTGGAGTTTGAGATCGATCCGGCAACGGGTGCTCTGGTGGGTGCTCTGCAAGGTGGCGGGGTGCTGGCAGGTTGGCGTGGTCAGACGACGACGGACCGGACGGGCATCTATAACTTCCGTGCCGCTGAGGCAGATCCTGCGGATGATGTGCCGCAGGGGGCCTCGTTCGGGTCCTTAAAGCTCTCCACCAAGGCGGGGGCGAAGGTGGTGGGGAAAATGGCGGATGGGTCTAAATTCACTGCGAGCAGTCCGCTGGGGATTGATGGCAGCGTAACGATTTATCAGGCGCTTTATAAGACACCGGGGACCTTCACGGGGACGGTGACACTGGCGGACAATCTGGCTCATGCCATCACAGGAACTCTGACCTGGAGCAAGCCTGCGCAGGCCAAAGGACCGCTTTACAGAGACGGCTGGGAAACTCCACTGGCGCTCACGGCGCTGGGTGGCAAATACCGCGCACCGGCTGGTGCCACCCTGCCGCTGGATGCAACACCTTCCGACGAAGACAATGCGCTGCTGGTTCTGCAAGACGGAGGCATTGAGGCTGCCGGTAGCACCGACAATCCGAAGACCTTTGGAGTGCACGTCCTGAGCGCCACCAAGCTAGTGGTGGAAGCGCCGCAGAAGATCAAGGTGGCCAGCAAGACGGGAGCGATGAGCGGCTCCGTGACGCTGGGTGAAGGATCGGCCCGCAAGGTGGTGAAGTTCCAGGGACTGCTGGTGCCCGATGCCGCCACAGAGAACCCCTTTGATGCGGAAGGATTTGGCTTTTTCATTCTGCCCACAGGCGCTGCCGGCGTGAGCCGTGCGGGAGCGGTGTTCTTTGAACGTCTGGAAGACTCATGA